A stretch of the Duncaniella dubosii genome encodes the following:
- a CDS encoding helix-turn-helix domain-containing protein, giving the protein MELKDIMKQRREILSLTQQDLAEMAQVGVATIKDIERGKGNPALNTVKKILEVLGIEIDYKVRQTI; this is encoded by the coding sequence ATGGAGCTTAAAGATATAATGAAGCAACGTAGGGAAATCCTATCCCTCACACAACAGGATCTCGCTGAAATGGCGCAGGTCGGAGTTGCCACAATCAAGGATATTGAGCGTGGCAAGGGAAATCCTGCACTAAACACCGTAAAGAAGATTCTTGAAGTGCTTGGTATTGAGATAGATTATAAGGTACGACAGACTATATAA
- a CDS encoding ISAon1 family transposase, with translation MKVETTALSIKHIAQMYCVNGKHFADLYRNKISGYADWCDRELGCGFYFNAANIGPYMSLDETCLSNGEVWTFLTNKDGHGCKGTLAAAIPGTKSDEIISILIGAMGKSIRRRVKEVTCDLSPSMMLIAAEVFYNAHVVNDRFHVQQVYNEAVDEIRIDIRRQLIAEENNRDKSEPPVTYSNGETMRQILARSKHTLMISQNKWSDIQRHRVNILFKYYPILKAAYSLAMELRKIFNAKISPTKAMGRMNKWYEKVMALGNNNFRSVIKTFKNHAPTILNYFRRRATNASAEAFNSKVKIFRSQMRGVRDRDFFIFRLVKLYA, from the coding sequence ATGAAGGTGGAGACGACAGCCCTGTCGATTAAGCATATAGCGCAGATGTACTGCGTCAACGGCAAACATTTTGCCGACTTGTACCGCAATAAGATAAGCGGTTACGCCGACTGGTGCGACCGGGAGCTTGGTTGTGGGTTCTATTTCAATGCCGCCAATATTGGTCCGTACATGAGCCTTGACGAGACGTGTCTGAGCAACGGCGAGGTATGGACGTTCCTGACCAACAAGGACGGCCACGGATGCAAGGGAACACTTGCGGCAGCCATTCCTGGAACAAAGAGTGACGAAATTATATCCATACTCATCGGAGCTATGGGGAAATCAATCAGACGCAGGGTCAAGGAAGTGACCTGCGATCTTTCGCCGTCAATGATGCTTATCGCCGCAGAAGTGTTCTATAACGCCCATGTTGTCAACGACCGTTTTCATGTCCAACAGGTCTATAATGAGGCCGTTGACGAAATCCGCATCGACATTCGCCGACAGCTCATCGCAGAGGAAAACAACCGCGACAAGTCCGAACCGCCGGTAACGTACTCCAACGGAGAGACCATGCGCCAGATACTGGCCCGCAGCAAGCATACGCTGATGATATCGCAGAACAAATGGTCTGACATACAGCGCCATCGTGTCAACATACTGTTCAAATACTATCCAATATTGAAGGCTGCATACAGCCTTGCGATGGAGCTGCGCAAGATTTTCAACGCTAAAATCTCACCGACAAAAGCCATGGGTCGGATGAACAAGTGGTATGAAAAGGTAATGGCATTGGGTAACAACAATTTCCGCTCTGTCATCAAGACATTCAAGAACCACGCCCCAACTATCCTGAACTACTTCCGTCGTCGTGCGACCAATGCTTCCGCCGAAGCATTCAACTCTAAAGTCAAGATTTTCCGCTCGCAAATGCGCGGCGTCAGAGACCGAGACTTCTTCATCTTCCGCCTGGTCAAACTGTACGCTTGA
- a CDS encoding ISAon1 family transposase N-terminal region protein, which translates to MKTSEAFWMFLPQGLDELFEMVRFERTEQAYDIWLDEKKKLSDEDCRNPNIVARGYTEYVTIQDYPLRGRPVYLHMRKNKWWDKQTNDIFSYNLELPNEEGTRLSSEFVAFLKDEGGDDSPVD; encoded by the coding sequence ATGAAAACATCGGAAGCATTCTGGATGTTCTTGCCCCAGGGGCTGGACGAACTGTTTGAGATGGTGCGCTTCGAACGCACAGAACAGGCATATGACATATGGCTTGATGAGAAAAAGAAACTCTCTGACGAGGACTGCCGTAATCCGAACATAGTCGCGCGAGGCTATACGGAATACGTTACAATACAGGACTATCCGCTTCGAGGTCGCCCCGTATATCTCCACATGCGCAAGAATAAGTGGTGGGACAAGCAGACCAATGATATATTCTCATACAACCTCGAACTCCCCAACGAGGAAGGCACACGACTCAGCTCCGAGTTTGTGGCTTTTTTAAAAGATGAAGGTGGAGACGACAGCCCTGTCGATTAA
- a CDS encoding metallophosphoesterase, translating to MKIQYASDLHLEFHENCRWLKDNPLLPVGDVLVLAGDIGYLGDENYERHPFWGWCAENFRQTIVIPGNHELYKGFNINELHEGWQLNIRPNVKAVYNCVIPISQDIELIASTLWAKIPPYEEFQTERGVTDFHRIRNGQFRLSTQRFNQEHEMCREFIERSVAESNAQHVIVATHHVPSFALMADEFKRSPINGAFTVELGNYIADSRIDYWIYGHSHRNINKIIGNTRCICNQLGYTFHGEQTSFRRDAIIEIEDNELQI from the coding sequence ATGAAAATCCAATACGCATCTGATTTACATCTGGAGTTTCATGAAAACTGCAGATGGCTCAAAGATAATCCCTTGTTGCCCGTCGGCGACGTACTCGTTCTTGCCGGTGACATTGGTTATCTCGGAGATGAAAACTACGAACGGCATCCGTTCTGGGGTTGGTGTGCCGAGAACTTCCGGCAGACAATAGTCATTCCCGGTAATCACGAGCTCTATAAAGGTTTTAACATTAACGAGCTTCACGAAGGTTGGCAACTCAACATTCGCCCAAATGTAAAGGCGGTCTATAACTGTGTTATTCCCATATCTCAAGATATAGAGCTTATAGCATCTACTCTTTGGGCAAAAATTCCTCCCTACGAGGAATTCCAGACCGAGCGAGGTGTAACCGATTTCCATAGAATACGCAACGGACAGTTCCGACTTTCTACACAACGTTTCAATCAGGAACATGAAATGTGCCGCGAATTCATTGAGCGGAGTGTTGCTGAAAGCAACGCTCAACACGTGATTGTCGCAACTCACCACGTGCCGTCTTTTGCGCTGATGGCTGATGAGTTCAAAAGAAGTCCAATCAACGGCGCATTCACCGTGGAATTGGGCAACTATATAGCCGACAGTCGTATAGACTATTGGATATACGGTCATTCACATCGAAACATAAACAAAATAATAGGCAATACCCGGTGTATATGCAATCAGTTGGGCTATACATTCCACGGAGAGCAAACCAGTTTCCGCCGGGATGCCATAATAGAAATTGAAGACAATGAACTACAAATTTGA
- a CDS encoding metallophosphoesterase, translating into MNYKFDGDKVFFTSDTHFNHTNIIQYCQRPFKSTDEMNEAMIDNWNSVVGEDDTLFHLGDFCLGGAEEWNKILNRLNGRIYLILGNHDLKNIRHGFIERFEHVAMAMRIEIGKKKIYLSHYPYLCFEGGYNDDVWQLFGHVHTRPSNTGIDARRLQYLYPTQLDVGVDNNNFTPLSFEQVRTKILKQIETTRK; encoded by the coding sequence ATGAACTACAAATTTGACGGGGATAAGGTGTTTTTTACATCGGATACCCATTTCAATCATACCAATATCATCCAATATTGTCAGCGTCCTTTCAAAAGCACTGATGAGATGAACGAGGCGATGATAGACAACTGGAATAGTGTTGTCGGTGAAGACGATACATTGTTCCACCTTGGAGACTTTTGCCTTGGAGGCGCAGAAGAGTGGAATAAGATTCTTAATCGACTCAACGGCCGGATTTATCTGATTCTCGGTAATCACGATCTCAAAAACATCAGGCACGGTTTTATCGAACGCTTTGAACATGTTGCAATGGCGATGCGCATAGAGATAGGGAAAAAGAAAATCTACCTCAGCCACTATCCCTACCTGTGTTTTGAGGGAGGGTACAATGATGACGTGTGGCAGTTGTTCGGACACGTTCACACTCGCCCTTCCAATACCGGAATAGATGCCAGGCGTCTCCAGTATCTTTATCCGACTCAACTTGATGTCGGAGTTGACAATAACAATTTCACGCCCTTGTCATTCGAGCAAGTCAGGACAAAAATCCTGAAACAAATCGAAACAACAAGGAAGTAA
- a CDS encoding antitoxin VbhA family protein — protein MEYSKKYQELVELSHSENPEIKDKADAWLTSIGLQGAAELKVSAFLLDLAIRNVKGEISRDEVSQRLKEHYGDTVFVEPKSGLDGRYEIIPPDSPRIKEIEEYNRKLRPALYAELDKRKKREKISSEDSQTN, from the coding sequence ATGGAATATAGTAAGAAATATCAGGAGCTTGTGGAGTTGTCGCATAGCGAAAACCCTGAAATAAAAGATAAGGCTGATGCGTGGCTTACCAGTATCGGACTGCAAGGTGCAGCCGAACTGAAGGTTTCAGCGTTTTTGCTTGATTTGGCAATCAGAAACGTAAAGGGCGAAATCTCCCGTGACGAAGTAAGCCAACGGTTAAAGGAGCACTATGGCGATACAGTATTTGTAGAGCCTAAATCTGGACTTGATGGTAGATATGAAATCATCCCTCCCGATTCTCCAAGAATAAAGGAGATTGAAGAATACAATCGTAAACTCCGCCCGGCACTATATGCCGAACTTGACAAGAGAAAGAAAAGAGAGAAGATCTCTTCGGAGGATTCTCAGACAAATTGA
- a CDS encoding AAA domain-containing protein encodes MNLENHIIIINGVDKTYQVDSIRLDGYKYAIKFQNTDKIYSYSRDNVLWLTNPITIDFENCHIFVNGIKEKNIQAVHLFAQNTTKYYAITYSKGFVKHYSGSEVDIRRSCLTGEAINVFDYLKQCAGINTLGINVEDESSEGILSSVYARIDFVDESTVASSYINPNQGIKRFNLETPLFPFGCNSSQMRAVKAALTNQISVIQGPPGTGKTQTILNIIANLLRDKKSVLVVSSNNSATENVLEKLAKNGLDFLVASLGKKENKEAFIANQPPLNPQIQTWNKTTMETNRAYHEVKDSLEKVENIFDMQERLAICRQELAEVEVEMSHYKQEHPDKFSNKEVKTSSSKILKILSRIKTFSKYQHDSNGLLNRFKRLFDKFSLELRLRLSFDIKDELTAESISRIILLLNWLFYIRRVHELRSEIDDLETNLSQLNADALMKSLTESSMEVLKASLAHRYKAERPIIDSVKDLFNNGESVLADYPIILSTTFSSKTCFNSDTIFDYVIMDEASQVSVETGLLALTCARNAVIVGDTMQLPNVITEDDRLKMDEIRKSTNISDSYDASNHSFLSSVLATIPNVPETLLREHYRCHPDIINFCNQKFYGGNLLIMTKRSDIKKHLLVLTTAPGQHCRGHYNQREIDAVKIELMPLLDNFKDTGIIAPYNSQVNQFHYQIPEIEVATVHKYQGREKDTIIMSVTDDSITEFADNANLLNVAVSRAKNKFCLVVTGNPQELNGNIHDLINYIKYQQGIVIQSKLRSIFDYLFSQIQAYNRDNEPVSEYDSENLTFDLIENIRTNYPHLSHIKALCHYPMQYLINDTQGLSERERKYALHPSTHIDFLVINRVTKEPLLAVETDGYSFHNEKTEQFQRDRMKDRILESFGLPLLRLSTVGHGEEQKIVDILNKGINNNNGI; translated from the coding sequence ATGAATCTCGAAAATCATATCATAATAATCAATGGGGTGGACAAGACATATCAGGTTGATTCCATCCGACTTGACGGTTATAAATACGCCATCAAATTTCAGAATACTGATAAAATCTATTCTTACTCAAGAGACAATGTTTTGTGGCTAACAAATCCGATCACAATAGATTTTGAGAACTGTCACATTTTTGTCAATGGCATAAAGGAAAAGAATATTCAGGCAGTTCATTTGTTTGCCCAAAATACAACTAAATATTATGCTATAACTTATAGTAAAGGTTTTGTCAAACATTACTCAGGAAGCGAGGTTGACATTCGTCGTTCATGTTTGACCGGTGAGGCAATAAACGTGTTTGATTATCTTAAACAATGTGCGGGAATAAATACTCTTGGGATTAATGTGGAGGATGAATCGTCAGAAGGAATATTATCATCGGTTTATGCCCGAATTGATTTTGTTGATGAATCAACCGTTGCATCCAGTTATATTAACCCCAATCAGGGTATAAAACGTTTTAATCTTGAAACTCCATTATTCCCTTTTGGTTGCAACTCAAGTCAGATGCGAGCTGTGAAAGCAGCTCTAACCAATCAGATAAGTGTTATCCAAGGACCTCCGGGAACAGGTAAGACTCAGACGATTCTCAACATTATCGCGAACCTGTTGAGAGATAAGAAATCTGTTTTAGTGGTTTCCAGTAATAACTCCGCGACAGAGAATGTATTGGAAAAACTCGCTAAAAATGGGCTCGATTTTCTGGTTGCTTCATTAGGCAAAAAAGAGAATAAAGAAGCTTTTATTGCAAATCAACCTCCGTTGAATCCGCAAATTCAAACGTGGAACAAGACCACAATGGAGACAAACCGTGCATATCATGAAGTCAAAGACAGCCTTGAGAAAGTTGAGAACATCTTCGATATGCAGGAAAGGCTGGCAATATGCCGTCAGGAATTAGCTGAGGTAGAAGTAGAAATGTCTCATTATAAACAAGAGCATCCCGATAAATTCAGCAATAAAGAAGTCAAGACATCCTCATCCAAGATTCTCAAAATATTAAGTCGAATAAAAACATTCTCAAAATATCAACATGACTCAAATGGCCTTTTGAATCGTTTCAAACGTCTTTTTGATAAATTCAGTCTTGAACTACGCCTTAGATTATCATTTGACATAAAGGACGAATTGACAGCAGAATCAATTTCCCGGATTATCTTACTGCTCAACTGGCTGTTCTATATACGTAGAGTCCATGAACTTAGATCTGAGATTGATGATTTAGAAACCAATCTATCTCAACTTAATGCTGATGCCTTAATGAAGTCTCTGACTGAAAGTTCAATGGAAGTCCTTAAAGCCTCTTTAGCCCACCGATATAAGGCAGAACGACCAATCATAGATTCTGTAAAGGATTTATTCAACAATGGGGAATCTGTATTAGCCGATTATCCTATTATACTTAGTACCACATTCTCATCAAAGACCTGCTTCAATAGTGACACCATCTTTGACTATGTCATTATGGACGAAGCATCTCAGGTTTCAGTTGAAACCGGCTTATTAGCTCTGACATGCGCGAGAAATGCTGTTATTGTAGGAGATACCATGCAACTGCCGAACGTGATTACCGAAGATGATAGATTAAAAATGGATGAGATTAGGAAATCAACAAATATCTCCGATTCATATGATGCCTCCAATCACAGCTTCTTAAGCTCTGTATTAGCGACAATTCCTAACGTTCCGGAGACGCTACTTCGTGAACATTATCGTTGTCATCCCGATATAATCAACTTTTGCAATCAGAAATTCTATGGCGGAAATCTGCTCATCATGACAAAGCGGAGCGATATCAAGAAACATCTGTTAGTTCTTACGACCGCTCCCGGACAGCATTGCAGAGGTCATTATAACCAACGTGAAATCGATGCAGTGAAAATTGAGCTAATGCCGTTGCTTGATAATTTCAAGGATACGGGTATAATCGCACCATACAATAGTCAGGTTAATCAATTTCATTATCAGATTCCCGAAATTGAAGTAGCGACAGTGCATAAATATCAAGGGCGAGAAAAAGATACCATAATTATGAGTGTTACGGATGATTCTATTACTGAATTTGCCGATAACGCTAACCTTCTGAATGTAGCAGTCTCTCGAGCTAAAAACAAATTTTGCCTTGTTGTAACCGGTAATCCACAGGAACTTAACGGTAATATTCATGATCTAATCAATTACATCAAATATCAGCAAGGGATTGTTATACAGAGTAAACTTCGTTCAATCTTTGATTATCTTTTTTCTCAAATTCAGGCTTATAATCGCGATAATGAGCCTGTATCTGAATACGATTCGGAAAATCTGACTTTTGATTTAATTGAGAATATCCGAACAAATTATCCTCACCTGTCTCACATCAAGGCTCTTTGTCATTATCCTATGCAGTATCTTATAAACGATACACAGGGCTTATCAGAACGGGAGAGAAAATATGCTCTGCATCCATCAACGCATATTGACTTTTTAGTCATCAACCGAGTTACGAAAGAGCCTCTTCTTGCGGTTGAGACAGACGGTTATAGCTTCCATAATGAAAAGACTGAACAGTTTCAAAGAGACCGCATGAAAGACAGAATCCTTGAATCATTCGGTCTTCCACTACTGCGGCTTTCAACAGTAGGTCATGGTGAAGAACAAAAAATTGTTGACATACTAAATAAAGGAATTAATAACAATAATGGAATATAG
- a CDS encoding winged helix-turn-helix domain-containing protein gives MLNGNENDPVNDPVNDPVKGEETLEKNLHSIYNIIKGSPSATYSDIANQLNKSIATVKRNLKKLKEFGIIKREGSDKTGRWIIMK, from the coding sequence TTGCTTAATGGTAACGAAAATGACCCTGTAAATGACCCTGTAAATGACCCTGTAAAAGGAGAAGAGACTCTTGAAAAGAATCTTCATTCAATATATAATATAATTAAAGGTAGTCCTTCAGCGACTTACTCTGACATTGCTAATCAATTAAATAAATCAATCGCTACAGTAAAAAGAAATCTTAAAAAATTGAAAGAGTTTGGCATTATCAAAAGAGAGGGATCTGACAAAACCGGCAGATGGATAATTATGAAATAA
- a CDS encoding winged helix-turn-helix transcriptional regulator: MERFLRNVILGEKNELRNRDMLVGASLPAPAIQSATEDSPKSNICTLDCTLEETAILRCIESNPKMTQKEMASTIRKSERTVKTITSALVEKGIIVRRNGRRNGWWEILTKEIIG, translated from the coding sequence TTGGAGCGATTCCTGCGCAATGTGATTCTCGGCGAAAAGAATGAACTACGCAACCGTGATATGCTTGTCGGAGCTTCCCTTCCTGCTCCTGCAATTCAAAGTGCAACCGAAGATAGTCCAAAGAGCAATATTTGTACTTTAGACTGCACTTTGGAGGAAACAGCCATACTCCGCTGTATAGAATCCAATCCCAAGATGACCCAAAAGGAAATGGCTTCGACAATTCGTAAATCAGAGCGCACAGTCAAGACCATTACGTCAGCCCTCGTCGAGAAAGGAATCATTGTGCGTCGCAACGGTCGTCGTAACGGCTGGTGGGAAATCCTCACTAAAGAAATTATTGGATAA
- a CDS encoding Fic family protein has product MSEFDEYIVHGEPEQKERADAWQTAIGLQDVDGLKVSTYLLDTARQHIEGDITIDEARDRIKVYYETKSGHDAVDEEGDKASVNIAKILSEPSFAFSLVGLTSIHRRIFDGVFKFAGQLRQVELSKKEWVLGGSASVSYQPAIDLREAIEYDLSREKEFDYSNRPMAEIIKHLSQFVADLWQIHPFREGNTRTTAVFLIKYLRSMGIPATNDMFKEHSWHFRNALVRASYKGLNITPTTEFWSDSCAM; this is encoded by the coding sequence ATGAGCGAATTTGACGAGTACATAGTCCACGGTGAACCGGAACAGAAAGAGAGGGCGGATGCTTGGCAAACGGCAATCGGTCTTCAGGATGTGGATGGGTTGAAGGTTTCGACCTATCTCCTTGACACTGCGCGTCAGCATATCGAGGGTGACATTACCATTGATGAGGCTCGCGACCGCATCAAGGTTTATTATGAGACCAAGTCGGGACATGATGCTGTGGATGAAGAGGGAGACAAGGCTTCCGTCAACATTGCAAAGATTCTCAGTGAACCATCGTTTGCTTTCTCTTTAGTTGGGCTTACATCTATTCATCGGCGTATCTTTGACGGTGTATTCAAGTTTGCCGGACAATTGCGACAGGTCGAACTAAGTAAGAAAGAATGGGTGCTTGGAGGTAGTGCCTCCGTAAGTTATCAGCCTGCTATTGACTTACGCGAAGCTATCGAATATGACCTGTCACGGGAGAAAGAGTTTGACTATTCAAATCGCCCGATGGCTGAGATTATCAAGCATCTGTCTCAGTTTGTCGCAGACCTGTGGCAGATCCATCCTTTTCGTGAGGGTAATACTCGCACAACTGCGGTATTCCTCATAAAGTATCTCCGCTCGATGGGTATTCCGGCAACCAACGATATGTTCAAGGAACATTCATGGCATTTTCGCAATGCACTCGTCAGAGCATCATATAAAGGGTTGAATATCACTCCCACAACCGAATTTTGGAGCGATTCCTGCGCAATGTGA